Proteins co-encoded in one Arthrobacter sp. ERGS1:01 genomic window:
- a CDS encoding ABC transporter substrate-binding protein produces MKNFLSRLSPPRLRTGALASTAVLAAFTLSACGGHLLSETDPASRDAAFTAVPAPAEDLAKNVIDAIKPNPALTASLPAGIQLSGIKMTTSEGYPPMEMFATDGKTLIGVDPSIGRAVANKLGVPLTINNEDFNSQIPGVITGRYDWIMSSMTDNAERRKTVTFVDYVRSGNGWVVKAGNPQGMSDAASACGKTIAVVDNGSSLTLAESFDAACTAAGKKGINIIKFAGDQEAILQVRNGRAAAGINDYPVAAYRAQTSNGALEAVAIKGDENPWGIAMKPENKALIVAVQKALQELVDDGSYAKVLDAWNVAKMNVGSATINDGK; encoded by the coding sequence GTGAAGAACTTCCTGTCCCGATTGTCCCCGCCCCGCCTGCGCACCGGCGCGCTGGCCTCCACGGCCGTGCTGGCAGCGTTTACGTTATCCGCCTGCGGCGGCCACCTCCTCTCGGAAACCGACCCCGCATCGCGCGACGCCGCCTTCACCGCTGTACCGGCCCCGGCCGAGGACCTGGCCAAGAACGTGATCGACGCGATCAAGCCCAACCCCGCGCTGACCGCCAGCCTGCCGGCGGGAATCCAGCTTTCCGGGATCAAGATGACCACCTCCGAGGGCTACCCGCCCATGGAAATGTTCGCCACGGACGGCAAGACCCTCATCGGCGTGGATCCCTCGATCGGCCGGGCCGTCGCCAACAAGCTCGGCGTGCCGCTGACCATCAACAACGAGGACTTCAACTCCCAGATCCCCGGCGTCATCACGGGCCGCTACGACTGGATCATGTCGTCCATGACGGATAACGCCGAACGCCGCAAGACGGTCACGTTTGTCGACTACGTCCGTTCCGGCAACGGCTGGGTGGTCAAGGCCGGCAACCCCCAGGGCATGAGCGACGCCGCCAGCGCCTGCGGCAAGACGATCGCCGTCGTCGACAACGGCTCCTCCCTGACCCTGGCCGAATCCTTTGATGCCGCGTGCACGGCCGCCGGCAAGAAGGGCATCAACATCATCAAGTTCGCCGGGGACCAGGAGGCGATCCTGCAGGTCCGCAACGGCCGCGCCGCCGCGGGCATCAACGACTACCCCGTGGCCGCCTACCGGGCACAAACCTCCAACGGCGCACTGGAGGCCGTGGCCATCAAGGGCGACGAAAACCCGTGGGGCATTGCCATGAAGCCGGAGAACAAGGCACTCATCGTCGCCGTCCAAAAGGCCCTGCAGGAACTGGTCGACGACGGCAGCTACGCCAAGGTCCTGGACGCCTGGAACGTTGCCAAGATGAACGTCGGCTCCGCCACCATCAACGACGGCAAGTAG